GTTCTTCACTGTGGTCAATACATAATAGCAGCTTAGAGTTGGGGTTGCGACTTACCCAAACTTTTATACTCTGGGCAAGGTTCTTCACAGCTTGCCCAAAAGAAGCATTGGGAACTTCTATTTCTGGCAATTTGCCATTTTTGAGCGCAATATTCAATGCCCGCAATGGAAACTCACCAGGACGTATAGTTGACAAAATGTACCATTGCTCCATAGTTGACTTTTGCAGTTGAGGAACTAATCCCGCCTTCACCAAGCTGGACTTCCCTGAACCGGAAGCACCCAACACTACTGTGAGGGGATTAGTGGTGACAAACTTGTGCAGCTTTTCTACAAGTGCAGTTCTACCGAAAAACAGTGAACTGTGTTTTTCCTCAAACGGCTGCAAGCCGCGATAAGGATTTTTCGACTCGTCTAAAGGAGGTGCAGGCGGTAAGTTCAGTGGATGTCCAGGTGTAAGGAAAATATACTCGCCTTTATCATGTTTGTTCAGTGGCCAAATTCCGGGAGTTTGTCGTAAGCAATTTCCTTGAGTGGCTAATTCGACGCGATCGCGCAAATATAAATACAATTCTGTAGCAGTAATCACCCCATCTCCACAGAGTTTCTCATTACTAGCCCGAGGAAAAGCATCAGCTCCTCCTGTGAGTGCTTCAAACAACGCGCTGGCAAACGGCGAATGATTGTCAATTTCACCGCGATCAATGTTAAAAGTAAAGGCATCTAAGGCTTTTTGATTCGAGGCGGCGCTAGTTATCACCTGCCATGCTGGGTCAGTAATAAAGCGATCATAGCGTTCTTGATGAATTACCTCTGGTGCAGGTAACAAGTCTCTAGTACTTGACCAACGAAAAGCCCCAGCAAAACAGCAATCGAGGATTCCCAGGAAATGACGGCAAGGCAACTTACTCAAGCTTTCATGTACCAGAGTCATTGGTAGGTAAGTTTTGGTATCTCTCAACTTGGCATCTTGGGGAACCAAATAACCAGCAGGACCATCCTCACTATTAAGGGCAATACCATGACCTGCAAAGTAAAACAGCAAGCGGTCATCTGCGGTAACTTGTTGTGGGAGAGTTTTCTCGAATAAATCCTGAAGATTCTTGAGAGTTGCTTGTTGATCTAAGTACATCGACACCTGGTATCCATGCTTTTTGCGCAGAATTTCTACCAGCTTTTTGGCATCATTGACAGCGTTGTGCAGGGGGGAAATGCCGTTGGTATAATTGTTAATTCCAATCACAAATGCCATATTGCGTGCAAATTCTGGCATGGCGGTAGTTCCTTATTTCTGTTTTTACCAGTTTGATTACATCAGGAAATAGGTGACACCATTTGCAACTTATGCACCCTCACATATGGCTACCGTACCCGACTTTGAAAGCTTTGATTGCTGGGTTGTGTGTCATTTGATTTGTGTTGCCAGAACAGCAAGCCGATCATTGCGAATACAGCCAATCCTCCAATAAGCATATCAATTAACCATTTGGGTTTGGTTGCCTGGGCTGGAGTAGTGTTGGTAGTAGGATTCACAATCGGTGTTGCAACAGCAGCCAAGGAAATACTCGCATCTGGTGTGGGCGCCAAAGTTGTCTGTTGAGGGCGCACAGTTGTGATGGTCATTTGACTGCTTACCCAGTCGTCACATAATTCTTCTTCCTGTGGTTTGGCTGTGATGTCACGAGATGGAATCCGGTTCATGAGGCGGTTTAGAGTACCTTTACCACCACGAAGTGTTGATACTGAGCGAGAAGGTAAATCAAGTTCGCTTTGTTCGAGCAAGGTAGCATCAAATTCGGCGGTACTGACAATCAGTTTGAGAATATCTTTGACTTCGGTAATTCCTTGTTCCCACCATAGTTTTTCTGGAACTGTGGCAGAAATCGAGTCACCTCCTAACGCCCAAGCTTCCTGTCCTGGTTGTAACCAGAGTCCTCCGCCGTCAAATAAATCAGCACTAACGGCGTAGCGGTCTGTTAAATCCAACACAGAGCAGTACAGTGGTTCATGGGTGGTGTTTTTCAGCTTAATTCTCAAAGAAGGTGGGTTCCACTTATTATTTTCCTGTCGATATTCCAAGCGCAGTTGCACATCTTGCAGTTCTTGCCCGTTTTGTTCAATGACCATTTGCACTGCATTAGGTCGAATGCGACTGCTGGCGGGACTGGAGAGTTCAACGATATTCGTCCAACGAGCAATATGTTCTAATCGCTGAATAACCTGTAAAGCTGTCGCGGTTGTGTAATCCTGAATTTGTGCGACTAACAAACGGTCATCGGCGGGTCGTGTTATGAAATATTTACCATCACGAGCAACCAGTTGGAACTCGGTTTCTTCAAGGGTGGTGACTTCACGAATATATAAAGAAGGTTGACTTTGAGGACCGGCTTGCAAGAGTGCGGTGCGAGCAAGTTGTACTCCCGCTTCTTCTCCTGTGATCAACACTCCTTTGGGTGGTAGGGGTAAACTGGTGACAACTGCTTTGAATGTTGTGTCGGGGTTTAAGTTCTCTATACCGCTGATCTGAATTTTACTAACTTGCGGTAGGACTTGCAGGACTTTTGCTTGAGCGATTGCTCCTGACAATTGACGTAGTTGTTCGGCAGAACTCTCAAAGGGAAACAACGCCAGTAAGGTTGTCTCATCTACAGGTTGGGGAATTCCGTGAACTGCACCGCCATCAATCACCCAGCCGTGGTCTTTGTGATCATACACAGTGAAGTAGGGAGTGCGTGGGGCGATAAGCCCTTGGCTTAAAGCTTCGCTTATCGCACCCCCAAGAAAAGGTTGGTCTAACTCCCCCAGAACTGTTGCTTCTATTTGCGGAGATTGTGCTGTAACTTTAGAGCGAACCAGAGCATTGGTACGTTTGAATAAGTCTCGATAACTCAGGTTACCATTCGCTTTCTTTAAAGTGTCGAGCAAAAAGTAAGAAAATGCTCCCCGACGTTGCCCATCCCCGTTATACTCTTTAGCTAATTCGGTGTTTAAGCAAGCTGAAAGAAAAATATGTTTTCCTTGCAGGAACTTCCAGCGACTTAGATTTTCTTCCCGACTCTGGGAAGCTGCTAATTGGTTGACTTCTGCTATGGAGTTGATGAAGCTGTCTAAAGGTCGCTTTCGTCGGTCACTTTGGGCTTGACGGACTGCTATTTCCCCGTCCAAATCACGAGTCCCAGAACCAGAATGACAGCAGTCCATAATCATAGTAATGTGAGGATTTTTTGCAGCTACCTCAGCGATGAGTTTCGCCAACTCCTTATCCGCTAAGTCCCAACCTCCG
This portion of the Brasilonema sennae CENA114 genome encodes:
- a CDS encoding caspase family protein — protein: MTRNIYALLVGIDEYVSPVSPLQGCVNDIMAVQEYLQGRVATDGHQLHLRTLLNQNATRQAIIDGFRQHLCQASSEDVVFFYFAGHGSQEEAPEEFWILEPDQLDETIVCFDSRSPGGWDLADKELAKLIAEVAAKNPHITMIMDCCHSGSGTRDLDGEIAVRQAQSDRRKRPLDSFINSIAEVNQLAASQSREENLSRWKFLQGKHIFLSACLNTELAKEYNGDGQRRGAFSYFLLDTLKKANGNLSYRDLFKRTNALVRSKVTAQSPQIEATVLGELDQPFLGGAISEALSQGLIAPRTPYFTVYDHKDHGWVIDGGAVHGIPQPVDETTLLALFPFESSAEQLRQLSGAIAQAKVLQVLPQVSKIQISGIENLNPDTTFKAVVTSLPLPPKGVLITGEEAGVQLARTALLQAGPQSQPSLYIREVTTLEETEFQLVARDGKYFITRPADDRLLVAQIQDYTTATALQVIQRLEHIARWTNIVELSSPASSRIRPNAVQMVIEQNGQELQDVQLRLEYRQENNKWNPPSLRIKLKNTTHEPLYCSVLDLTDRYAVSADLFDGGGLWLQPGQEAWALGGDSISATVPEKLWWEQGITEVKDILKLIVSTAEFDATLLEQSELDLPSRSVSTLRGGKGTLNRLMNRIPSRDITAKPQEEELCDDWVSSQMTITTVRPQQTTLAPTPDASISLAAVATPIVNPTTNTTPAQATKPKWLIDMLIGGLAVFAMIGLLFWQHKSNDTQPSNQSFQSRVR